The Dendropsophus ebraccatus isolate aDenEbr1 chromosome 10, aDenEbr1.pat, whole genome shotgun sequence genome has a segment encoding these proteins:
- the NRARP gene encoding notch-regulated ankyrin repeat-containing protein: MSQTEVSTCSIPHTQRVFQEAVRKGNTKELQSLLQNMTNCEFNVNSFGPEGQTALHQSVIDGNLELVKLLVKFGADIRLANRDGWSALHIAAYGGHQDIVLYLITKAKYSSSSR; encoded by the coding sequence ATGAGCCAGACAGAGGTGTCCACCTGCTCCATCCCTCACACCCAGCGGGTGTTCCAGGAGGCTGTGAGGAAAGGGAACACTAAGGAGCTGCAGTCCCTGCTCCAGAACATGACCAACTGTGAGTTTAACGTCAACTCCTTTGGGCCGGAAGGTCAGACGGCGCTGCACCAGTCGGTCATAGACGGGAACCTGGAGTTGGTGAAACTTCTGGTCAAGTTTGGCGCAGACATCAGACTGGCAAACCGGGACGGCTGGAGCGCCCTGCACATAGCGGCCTATGGTGGCCACCAAGACATTGTCCTCTATCTCATCACCAAGGCCAAGTACTCTTCCAGTAGTCGGTGA